In Buchnera aphidicola (Macrosiphum gaurae), the following proteins share a genomic window:
- the cysG gene encoding siroheme synthase CysG produces the protein MNYLPLFIDLKSKNVLVIGAGEVAFNKIKLLLRAAAKVNVIAKELSLEVKLLLREKKINWLSKKFDLIYLRKIFLVISATNDTKLNEYIFKQCNKRCLLVNIVDDKAKCSFIFPSIIDRSPVIVAMSSGGTAPVLLRLLREKIEAMLPIKLGDVAKIAGKWRSVIKKHFFNVLERRRFWEKLFKSIFVDHILNGKKEQAINVLKKNIYKNNLLKGEIILVGAGPGDSGLLTLRGLQILQQADVVLYDYLVSKDVLDLIRRDAKCICVGKRFGLKNITQEKIIKLLIFLAQKGKRVVRLKGGDPFIFGRGGEEIEAAKKAGIDFQIVPGITSAIGVSAYTGIPLTHRKYAQGVIFITGHNSVDGFVNNWSILSDASYTLVIYMGTFQAVYIAKKLIKLGRSKLTPIAIVSKGTTIYQKVIVGCLSEIEKIIQFTITPSLLIVGDVVRLHEKLAWFHNENV, from the coding sequence GTGAATTACCTTCCTCTTTTTATAGATTTGAAATCTAAAAATGTTTTAGTTATTGGTGCTGGAGAAGTGGCTTTTAATAAAATTAAATTGTTACTTCGAGCTGCTGCCAAAGTCAATGTTATTGCTAAAGAGTTATCCTTAGAAGTTAAATTGCTTTTGCGTGAAAAAAAAATAAATTGGTTGTCTAAAAAATTTGATTTGATTTATTTAAGAAAAATATTTTTAGTAATTTCGGCTACAAACGACACAAAATTAAATGAATATATATTTAAACAATGTAACAAACGTTGTTTATTAGTAAATATAGTCGATGATAAAGCAAAATGTTCTTTTATTTTTCCTTCTATTATTGATCGTTCTCCCGTAATTGTAGCCATGTCTTCTGGAGGAACTGCACCTGTTTTATTGCGTTTATTACGTGAAAAAATTGAAGCGATGTTACCAATTAAATTAGGTGATGTTGCTAAAATTGCAGGAAAATGGAGATCTGTAATTAAAAAACATTTTTTTAATGTTTTAGAAAGACGGCGATTTTGGGAGAAATTGTTTAAGAGTATTTTTGTTGATCATATCCTTAATGGAAAAAAAGAACAAGCGATTAATGTTTTAAAAAAAAATATATATAAAAATAATTTATTAAAAGGTGAAATTATTCTAGTAGGTGCTGGACCAGGAGATAGTGGTTTATTAACTTTAAGAGGACTGCAAATATTACAGCAAGCAGATGTTGTTTTATACGATTATTTAGTTTCTAAAGATGTTTTAGATTTAATTCGTCGTGATGCAAAATGTATATGTGTTGGAAAACGTTTTGGTTTAAAGAATATTACCCAAGAGAAAATTATTAAATTATTAATTTTTTTAGCACAAAAAGGGAAAAGAGTAGTACGTTTAAAAGGTGGAGATCCTTTCATTTTTGGACGTGGTGGAGAAGAAATAGAAGCAGCAAAAAAGGCTGGTATTGATTTTCAAATTGTACCAGGTATTACTTCTGCAATTGGTGTTTCAGCTTATACTGGTATACCATTAACACATCGTAAGTATGCCCAGGGTGTTATATTTATTACGGGACATAATTCTGTTGATGGTTTTGTCAATAATTGGTCAATTTTATCTGATGCCTCCTATACTTTAGTTATATACATGGGAACATTTCAGGCTGTATACATTGCTAAAAAACTTATTAAACTTGGTCGATCAAAACTAACTCCAATAGCAATTGTTAGTAAGGGAACAACTATATATCAAAAAGTTATTGTGGGATGTTTAAGCGAAATTGAAAAAATTATTCAATTTACTATAACTCCATCTTTATTAATAGTTGGAGATGTTGTTCGTTTACATGAAAAGTTAGCATGGTTTCACAATGAAAATGTATAA